A stretch of Mytilus edulis chromosome 11, xbMytEdul2.2, whole genome shotgun sequence DNA encodes these proteins:
- the LOC139496083 gene encoding tyrosine-protein kinase Fer-like isoform X3, translating to MGFGTDLQGKDSHDALVRCHDTEIRLYENIKRCLNIRIDSDKKYATSLTTFVQQAQKVDFSEFSPTCAVMQAWEVIIQETEKFVQQLKRNVEELTTDTMEKLNEILHEKKTVKKQYLEERNHLENDFSKVQTAVRTQKQEYDKCLGKLQQDQAKLQDLKGKAKSGGKLDKAKLDHKKSMVKLHTVHNNYVLSLQEVCLHQKEYLNQTLPEFLDSHQATQEALAQQCKDFLQSFYTNTNFCSEDFCDMSKQISDSIGEIVPENHFVQFIDAFKSDPIENVTFEFDEGLISNVTGDLKADTIQLNAETHDTLKTRLQSLEEEEGMTQQELESKEEALKGVEDDITQIECSPKDKDNSMLLKKKRQRYLQKKRERHKCLLEVTETKAKLEIQSQMVQRIKDSLDAVGDEMPKMLDNGDDCDVSLTSDSSQPQTSTIAKAGKPFKSLFNKFKKVDGGEKSTHYEDNEVNEANHTNNAHDINSSDVEAVLEEQEWFHGVLPREEVQRLLNKDGDFLVRESKNKKTSEVQYVLSAFWNGHKHFIIQYGEGGWRFEGDSYPTIPELVTVQYKSGTIVTAKSQCILSNPIIKELWQLNNDDIALEMKIGNGNFGEVYKGLYKPKNQVVAIKTCRDTLSDDQRKKFLQEGRILKQYDHPNIVQFIGIAAQRQPVMIVMEYVAGGALLSYLRKHGKTQSKKQLTKMCEDAANGMAYLENKNCIHRDLAARNCLVGDNNVVKISDFGMSREEEEYTVSDGLKQIPIKWTAPEALLYGKYTSLCDVWSFGILMWEIFSGGLTPYQGMSNAQARERVDAGYRMPASEGTPEAIYTLMKKIWEYNPTERPHFEAIRKELKSIHHSL from the exons ATGGGGTTTGGGACAGACCTGCAAGGCAAAGATTCCCACGATGCCCTTGTGCGTTGCCATGACACTGAAATTAGATTGTATGAAAACATTAAACGTTGCTTAAATATTAGGATAGACAGTGATAAGAAATATGCGACATCTTTAACAACATTTGTACAACAAGCTCAGAAAGTCGATTTCTCCGAGTTCTCTCCAACATGTGCTGTCATGCAG GCATGGGAAGTTATCATTCAAGAGACAGAGAAATTTGTCCAGCAATTAAAGAGAAATGTAGAAGAACTGACGACAGACACAATGGAAAAGCTGAACGAGATTTTACATGAGAAAAAGACAGTGAAAAAACAGTATTTAGAGGAGAGAAACCATCTAGAAAATGATTTTTCTAAG GTACAGACAGCTGTTAGAACACAGAAACAAGAATATGATAAGTGTCTTGGTAAACTGCAACAGGATCAGGCCAAACTTCAGGATCTTAAAGGAAAAG CTAAATCTGGTGGAAAGTTGGACAAGGCTAAATTAGACCATAAAAAATCTATGGTAAAGCTACATACAGTTCACAACAACTATGTTTTATCCTTACAAGAAGTGTGTTTACATCAGAAAGAATATCTTAATCAGACTTTACCAGAGTTTTTAGATTCTCATCAGGCCACACAGGAAGCACTTGCTCAGCAATG tAAAGATTTCCTGCAGAGTTTTTACACAAATACAAATTTCTGTAGTGAAGATTTCTGTGATATGTCCAAACAAATATCCGACTCCATTGGAGAAATAGTCCCTGAGAACCACTTTGTACAGTTTATAGATGCCTTCAA ATCCGATCCAATAGAAAATGTGACATTTGAATTTGATGAAGGTTTGATAAGTAACGTTACAGGTGATCTGAAAGCTGACACAATACAACTCAATGCAGAGACACATGACACTCTCAAAACAAG GTTACAGTCACTGGAAGAGGAAGAAGGTATGACACAACAAGAATTAGAAAGTAAGGAAGAGGCCTTGAAAGGGGTGGAAGATGATATCACACAAATAGAATGTAGTCCTAAAGACAAAGACAATAGTATGTTATT aaagaaaaaaagacaacg aTATCTACAGAAGAAACGAGAGCGACACAAATGTCTGCTAGAAGTTACAGAAACAAAAGCCAAGTTGGAAATCCAATCACAGATGGTTCAAAGGATAAAAGATTCACTTGATGCTGTAGGGGATGAGATGCCTAAAATGTTAGACAATGGGGATGATTGTGATGTCTCT TTGACAAGTGATTCCAGCCAACCACAAACCAGTACCATAGCAAAGGCAGGAAAACCATTCAAGTCATTGTTTAATAAATTCAAGAAAGTAGATGGAGGTGAAAAGAGCACACACTATGAAGACAATGAAGTCAATGAAGCAAATCATACAAATAATGCACATGAT ATCAACTCTAGTGACGTGGAGGCTGTGTTGGAAGAGCAGGAGTGGTTCCATGGCGTTCTGCCAAGGGAAGAGGTTCAACGTCTGCTGAATAAAGATGGCGACTTCCTTGTTAGAGAAagtaaaaacaagaaaacaagtgAAGTTCAATATGTTCTGTCAGCATTCTGGAATGGACATAAACACTTTATTATTCAATATGGAGAG GGTGGATGGAGGTTTGAAGGAGATTCTTACCCGACCATTCCAGAGTTAGTGACAGTCCAGTATAAAAGTGGGACCATTGTGACGGCTAAGTCTCAGTGTATACTTAGTAATCCCATCATCAAAGAACTATGGCAGTTAAATAATGATGATATAGCTTTAGAGATGAAGATCGGCAAT GGTAATTTTGGTGAGGTATACAAAGGGTTATACAAACCTAAGAATCAGGTTGTGGCTATCAAGACTTGTCGAGATACGCTCTCTGACGATCAGAGGAAGAAGTTCTTACAAGAAGGAAGGATCTTAAAACAATATGATCATCCTAATATTGTACAGTTTATTGGAATAGCTGCTCAGAGACAACCAGTTATGATTGTGATGGAATATGTGGCAG GTGGTGCACTGTTAAGTTATTTACGGAAACATGGAAAAACTCAATCAAAGAAACAGTTAACAAAGATGTGTGAAGATGCAGCTAATGGAATGGCATATCTGGAAAATAAAAACTGTATCCATCG AGATCTAGCAGCTCGTAACTGTCTAGTGGGTGACAACAATGTTGTCAAGATATCAGATTTTGGTATGTCCCGAGAAGAGGAGGAGTATACTGTATCAGACGGACTGAAACAAATCCCAATAAAATGGACAGCACCAGAGGCCTTATTGTATG GTAAATACACGTCACTTTGTGATGTATGGAGTTTTGGTATATTAATGTGGGAGATATTTTCTGGTGGATTAACCCCATACCAAGGCATGTCAAATGCTCAAGCCAGAGAAAGGGTTGATGCAG GATACAGAATGCCAGCATCAGAGGGAACACCAGAAGCAATATATACACTGATGAAGAAGATATGGGAATATAACCCAACAGAAAGACCACATTTTGAAGCAATCAGAAAAGAACTGAAATCTATACACCATAGCTTGTAG
- the LOC139496083 gene encoding tyrosine-protein kinase Fer-like isoform X4, with product MGFGTDLQGKDSHDALVRCHDTEIRLYENIKRCLNIRIDSDKKYATSLTTFVQQAQKVDFSEFSPTCAVMQAWEVIIQETEKFVQQLKRNVEELTTDTMEKLNEILHEKKTVKKQYLEERNHLENDFSKVQTAVRTQKQEYDKCLGKLQQDQAKLQDLKGKAKSGGKLDKAKLDHKKSMVKLHTVHNNYVLSLQEVCLHQKEYLNQTLPEFLDSHQATQEALAQQCKDFLQSFYTNTNFCSEDFCDMSKQISDSIGEIVPENHFVQFIDAFKSDPIENVTFEFDEGLISNVTGDLKADTIQLNAETHDTLKTRLQSLEEEEGMTQQELESKEEALKGVEDDITQIECSPKDKDNSMLLYLQKKRERHKCLLEVTETKAKLEIQSQMVQRIKDSLDAVGDEMPKMLDNGDDCDVSLTSDSSQPQTSTIAKAGKPFKSLFNKFKKVDGGEKSTHYEDNEVNEANHTNNAHDINSSDVEAVLEEQEWFHGVLPREEVQRLLNKDGDFLVRESKNKKTSEVQYVLSAFWNGHKHFIIQYGEGGWRFEGDSYPTIPELVTVQYKSGTIVTAKSQCILSNPIIKELWQLNNDDIALEMKIGNGNFGEVYKGLYKPKNQVVAIKTCRDTLSDDQRKKFLQEGRILKQYDHPNIVQFIGIAAQRQPVMIVMEYVAGGALLSYLRKHGKTQSKKQLTKMCEDAANGMAYLENKNCIHRDLAARNCLVGDNNVVKISDFGMSREEEEYTVSDGLKQIPIKWTAPEALLYGKYTSLCDVWSFGILMWEIFSGGLTPYQGMSNAQARERVDAGYRMPASEGTPEAIYTLMKKIWEYNPTERPHFEAIRKELKSIHHSL from the exons ATGGGGTTTGGGACAGACCTGCAAGGCAAAGATTCCCACGATGCCCTTGTGCGTTGCCATGACACTGAAATTAGATTGTATGAAAACATTAAACGTTGCTTAAATATTAGGATAGACAGTGATAAGAAATATGCGACATCTTTAACAACATTTGTACAACAAGCTCAGAAAGTCGATTTCTCCGAGTTCTCTCCAACATGTGCTGTCATGCAG GCATGGGAAGTTATCATTCAAGAGACAGAGAAATTTGTCCAGCAATTAAAGAGAAATGTAGAAGAACTGACGACAGACACAATGGAAAAGCTGAACGAGATTTTACATGAGAAAAAGACAGTGAAAAAACAGTATTTAGAGGAGAGAAACCATCTAGAAAATGATTTTTCTAAG GTACAGACAGCTGTTAGAACACAGAAACAAGAATATGATAAGTGTCTTGGTAAACTGCAACAGGATCAGGCCAAACTTCAGGATCTTAAAGGAAAAG CTAAATCTGGTGGAAAGTTGGACAAGGCTAAATTAGACCATAAAAAATCTATGGTAAAGCTACATACAGTTCACAACAACTATGTTTTATCCTTACAAGAAGTGTGTTTACATCAGAAAGAATATCTTAATCAGACTTTACCAGAGTTTTTAGATTCTCATCAGGCCACACAGGAAGCACTTGCTCAGCAATG tAAAGATTTCCTGCAGAGTTTTTACACAAATACAAATTTCTGTAGTGAAGATTTCTGTGATATGTCCAAACAAATATCCGACTCCATTGGAGAAATAGTCCCTGAGAACCACTTTGTACAGTTTATAGATGCCTTCAA ATCCGATCCAATAGAAAATGTGACATTTGAATTTGATGAAGGTTTGATAAGTAACGTTACAGGTGATCTGAAAGCTGACACAATACAACTCAATGCAGAGACACATGACACTCTCAAAACAAG GTTACAGTCACTGGAAGAGGAAGAAGGTATGACACAACAAGAATTAGAAAGTAAGGAAGAGGCCTTGAAAGGGGTGGAAGATGATATCACACAAATAGAATGTAGTCCTAAAGACAAAGACAATAGTATGTTATT aTATCTACAGAAGAAACGAGAGCGACACAAATGTCTGCTAGAAGTTACAGAAACAAAAGCCAAGTTGGAAATCCAATCACAGATGGTTCAAAGGATAAAAGATTCACTTGATGCTGTAGGGGATGAGATGCCTAAAATGTTAGACAATGGGGATGATTGTGATGTCTCT TTGACAAGTGATTCCAGCCAACCACAAACCAGTACCATAGCAAAGGCAGGAAAACCATTCAAGTCATTGTTTAATAAATTCAAGAAAGTAGATGGAGGTGAAAAGAGCACACACTATGAAGACAATGAAGTCAATGAAGCAAATCATACAAATAATGCACATGAT ATCAACTCTAGTGACGTGGAGGCTGTGTTGGAAGAGCAGGAGTGGTTCCATGGCGTTCTGCCAAGGGAAGAGGTTCAACGTCTGCTGAATAAAGATGGCGACTTCCTTGTTAGAGAAagtaaaaacaagaaaacaagtgAAGTTCAATATGTTCTGTCAGCATTCTGGAATGGACATAAACACTTTATTATTCAATATGGAGAG GGTGGATGGAGGTTTGAAGGAGATTCTTACCCGACCATTCCAGAGTTAGTGACAGTCCAGTATAAAAGTGGGACCATTGTGACGGCTAAGTCTCAGTGTATACTTAGTAATCCCATCATCAAAGAACTATGGCAGTTAAATAATGATGATATAGCTTTAGAGATGAAGATCGGCAAT GGTAATTTTGGTGAGGTATACAAAGGGTTATACAAACCTAAGAATCAGGTTGTGGCTATCAAGACTTGTCGAGATACGCTCTCTGACGATCAGAGGAAGAAGTTCTTACAAGAAGGAAGGATCTTAAAACAATATGATCATCCTAATATTGTACAGTTTATTGGAATAGCTGCTCAGAGACAACCAGTTATGATTGTGATGGAATATGTGGCAG GTGGTGCACTGTTAAGTTATTTACGGAAACATGGAAAAACTCAATCAAAGAAACAGTTAACAAAGATGTGTGAAGATGCAGCTAATGGAATGGCATATCTGGAAAATAAAAACTGTATCCATCG AGATCTAGCAGCTCGTAACTGTCTAGTGGGTGACAACAATGTTGTCAAGATATCAGATTTTGGTATGTCCCGAGAAGAGGAGGAGTATACTGTATCAGACGGACTGAAACAAATCCCAATAAAATGGACAGCACCAGAGGCCTTATTGTATG GTAAATACACGTCACTTTGTGATGTATGGAGTTTTGGTATATTAATGTGGGAGATATTTTCTGGTGGATTAACCCCATACCAAGGCATGTCAAATGCTCAAGCCAGAGAAAGGGTTGATGCAG GATACAGAATGCCAGCATCAGAGGGAACACCAGAAGCAATATATACACTGATGAAGAAGATATGGGAATATAACCCAACAGAAAGACCACATTTTGAAGCAATCAGAAAAGAACTGAAATCTATACACCATAGCTTGTAG
- the LOC139496083 gene encoding tyrosine-protein kinase Fer-like isoform X2, with product MIFDMKPGSSFICLFSAINSLIVILPFVVITLGWLFDYMLNRKNMGFGTDLQGKDSHDALVRCHDTEIRLYENIKRCLNIRIDSDKKYATSLTTFVQQAQKVDFSEFSPTCAVMQAWEVIIQETEKFVQQLKRNVEELTTDTMEKLNEILHEKKTVKKQYLEERNHLENDFSKVQTAVRTQKQEYDKCLGKLQQDQAKLQDLKGKAKSGGKLDKAKLDHKKSMVKLHTVHNNYVLSLQEVCLHQKEYLNQTLPEFLDSHQATQEALAQQCKDFLQSFYTNTNFCSEDFCDMSKQISDSIGEIVPENHFVQFIDAFKSDPIENVTFEFDEGLISNVTGDLKADTIQLNAETHDTLKTRLQSLEEEEGMTQQELESKEEALKGVEDDITQIECSPKDKDNSMLLYLQKKRERHKCLLEVTETKAKLEIQSQMVQRIKDSLDAVGDEMPKMLDNGDDCDVSLTSDSSQPQTSTIAKAGKPFKSLFNKFKKVDGGEKSTHYEDNEVNEANHTNNAHDINSSDVEAVLEEQEWFHGVLPREEVQRLLNKDGDFLVRESKNKKTSEVQYVLSAFWNGHKHFIIQYGEGGWRFEGDSYPTIPELVTVQYKSGTIVTAKSQCILSNPIIKELWQLNNDDIALEMKIGNGNFGEVYKGLYKPKNQVVAIKTCRDTLSDDQRKKFLQEGRILKQYDHPNIVQFIGIAAQRQPVMIVMEYVAGGALLSYLRKHGKTQSKKQLTKMCEDAANGMAYLENKNCIHRDLAARNCLVGDNNVVKISDFGMSREEEEYTVSDGLKQIPIKWTAPEALLYGKYTSLCDVWSFGILMWEIFSGGLTPYQGMSNAQARERVDAGYRMPASEGTPEAIYTLMKKIWEYNPTERPHFEAIRKELKSIHHSL from the exons AAATATGGGGTTTGGGACAGACCTGCAAGGCAAAGATTCCCACGATGCCCTTGTGCGTTGCCATGACACTGAAATTAGATTGTATGAAAACATTAAACGTTGCTTAAATATTAGGATAGACAGTGATAAGAAATATGCGACATCTTTAACAACATTTGTACAACAAGCTCAGAAAGTCGATTTCTCCGAGTTCTCTCCAACATGTGCTGTCATGCAG GCATGGGAAGTTATCATTCAAGAGACAGAGAAATTTGTCCAGCAATTAAAGAGAAATGTAGAAGAACTGACGACAGACACAATGGAAAAGCTGAACGAGATTTTACATGAGAAAAAGACAGTGAAAAAACAGTATTTAGAGGAGAGAAACCATCTAGAAAATGATTTTTCTAAG GTACAGACAGCTGTTAGAACACAGAAACAAGAATATGATAAGTGTCTTGGTAAACTGCAACAGGATCAGGCCAAACTTCAGGATCTTAAAGGAAAAG CTAAATCTGGTGGAAAGTTGGACAAGGCTAAATTAGACCATAAAAAATCTATGGTAAAGCTACATACAGTTCACAACAACTATGTTTTATCCTTACAAGAAGTGTGTTTACATCAGAAAGAATATCTTAATCAGACTTTACCAGAGTTTTTAGATTCTCATCAGGCCACACAGGAAGCACTTGCTCAGCAATG tAAAGATTTCCTGCAGAGTTTTTACACAAATACAAATTTCTGTAGTGAAGATTTCTGTGATATGTCCAAACAAATATCCGACTCCATTGGAGAAATAGTCCCTGAGAACCACTTTGTACAGTTTATAGATGCCTTCAA ATCCGATCCAATAGAAAATGTGACATTTGAATTTGATGAAGGTTTGATAAGTAACGTTACAGGTGATCTGAAAGCTGACACAATACAACTCAATGCAGAGACACATGACACTCTCAAAACAAG GTTACAGTCACTGGAAGAGGAAGAAGGTATGACACAACAAGAATTAGAAAGTAAGGAAGAGGCCTTGAAAGGGGTGGAAGATGATATCACACAAATAGAATGTAGTCCTAAAGACAAAGACAATAGTATGTTATT aTATCTACAGAAGAAACGAGAGCGACACAAATGTCTGCTAGAAGTTACAGAAACAAAAGCCAAGTTGGAAATCCAATCACAGATGGTTCAAAGGATAAAAGATTCACTTGATGCTGTAGGGGATGAGATGCCTAAAATGTTAGACAATGGGGATGATTGTGATGTCTCT TTGACAAGTGATTCCAGCCAACCACAAACCAGTACCATAGCAAAGGCAGGAAAACCATTCAAGTCATTGTTTAATAAATTCAAGAAAGTAGATGGAGGTGAAAAGAGCACACACTATGAAGACAATGAAGTCAATGAAGCAAATCATACAAATAATGCACATGAT ATCAACTCTAGTGACGTGGAGGCTGTGTTGGAAGAGCAGGAGTGGTTCCATGGCGTTCTGCCAAGGGAAGAGGTTCAACGTCTGCTGAATAAAGATGGCGACTTCCTTGTTAGAGAAagtaaaaacaagaaaacaagtgAAGTTCAATATGTTCTGTCAGCATTCTGGAATGGACATAAACACTTTATTATTCAATATGGAGAG GGTGGATGGAGGTTTGAAGGAGATTCTTACCCGACCATTCCAGAGTTAGTGACAGTCCAGTATAAAAGTGGGACCATTGTGACGGCTAAGTCTCAGTGTATACTTAGTAATCCCATCATCAAAGAACTATGGCAGTTAAATAATGATGATATAGCTTTAGAGATGAAGATCGGCAAT GGTAATTTTGGTGAGGTATACAAAGGGTTATACAAACCTAAGAATCAGGTTGTGGCTATCAAGACTTGTCGAGATACGCTCTCTGACGATCAGAGGAAGAAGTTCTTACAAGAAGGAAGGATCTTAAAACAATATGATCATCCTAATATTGTACAGTTTATTGGAATAGCTGCTCAGAGACAACCAGTTATGATTGTGATGGAATATGTGGCAG GTGGTGCACTGTTAAGTTATTTACGGAAACATGGAAAAACTCAATCAAAGAAACAGTTAACAAAGATGTGTGAAGATGCAGCTAATGGAATGGCATATCTGGAAAATAAAAACTGTATCCATCG AGATCTAGCAGCTCGTAACTGTCTAGTGGGTGACAACAATGTTGTCAAGATATCAGATTTTGGTATGTCCCGAGAAGAGGAGGAGTATACTGTATCAGACGGACTGAAACAAATCCCAATAAAATGGACAGCACCAGAGGCCTTATTGTATG GTAAATACACGTCACTTTGTGATGTATGGAGTTTTGGTATATTAATGTGGGAGATATTTTCTGGTGGATTAACCCCATACCAAGGCATGTCAAATGCTCAAGCCAGAGAAAGGGTTGATGCAG GATACAGAATGCCAGCATCAGAGGGAACACCAGAAGCAATATATACACTGATGAAGAAGATATGGGAATATAACCCAACAGAAAGACCACATTTTGAAGCAATCAGAAAAGAACTGAAATCTATACACCATAGCTTGTAG
- the LOC139496083 gene encoding tyrosine-protein kinase Fer-like isoform X1 — MIFDMKPGSSFICLFSAINSLIVILPFVVITLGWLFDYMLNRKNMGFGTDLQGKDSHDALVRCHDTEIRLYENIKRCLNIRIDSDKKYATSLTTFVQQAQKVDFSEFSPTCAVMQAWEVIIQETEKFVQQLKRNVEELTTDTMEKLNEILHEKKTVKKQYLEERNHLENDFSKVQTAVRTQKQEYDKCLGKLQQDQAKLQDLKGKAKSGGKLDKAKLDHKKSMVKLHTVHNNYVLSLQEVCLHQKEYLNQTLPEFLDSHQATQEALAQQCKDFLQSFYTNTNFCSEDFCDMSKQISDSIGEIVPENHFVQFIDAFKSDPIENVTFEFDEGLISNVTGDLKADTIQLNAETHDTLKTRLQSLEEEEGMTQQELESKEEALKGVEDDITQIECSPKDKDNSMLLKKKRQRYLQKKRERHKCLLEVTETKAKLEIQSQMVQRIKDSLDAVGDEMPKMLDNGDDCDVSLTSDSSQPQTSTIAKAGKPFKSLFNKFKKVDGGEKSTHYEDNEVNEANHTNNAHDINSSDVEAVLEEQEWFHGVLPREEVQRLLNKDGDFLVRESKNKKTSEVQYVLSAFWNGHKHFIIQYGEGGWRFEGDSYPTIPELVTVQYKSGTIVTAKSQCILSNPIIKELWQLNNDDIALEMKIGNGNFGEVYKGLYKPKNQVVAIKTCRDTLSDDQRKKFLQEGRILKQYDHPNIVQFIGIAAQRQPVMIVMEYVAGGALLSYLRKHGKTQSKKQLTKMCEDAANGMAYLENKNCIHRDLAARNCLVGDNNVVKISDFGMSREEEEYTVSDGLKQIPIKWTAPEALLYGKYTSLCDVWSFGILMWEIFSGGLTPYQGMSNAQARERVDAGYRMPASEGTPEAIYTLMKKIWEYNPTERPHFEAIRKELKSIHHSL, encoded by the exons AAATATGGGGTTTGGGACAGACCTGCAAGGCAAAGATTCCCACGATGCCCTTGTGCGTTGCCATGACACTGAAATTAGATTGTATGAAAACATTAAACGTTGCTTAAATATTAGGATAGACAGTGATAAGAAATATGCGACATCTTTAACAACATTTGTACAACAAGCTCAGAAAGTCGATTTCTCCGAGTTCTCTCCAACATGTGCTGTCATGCAG GCATGGGAAGTTATCATTCAAGAGACAGAGAAATTTGTCCAGCAATTAAAGAGAAATGTAGAAGAACTGACGACAGACACAATGGAAAAGCTGAACGAGATTTTACATGAGAAAAAGACAGTGAAAAAACAGTATTTAGAGGAGAGAAACCATCTAGAAAATGATTTTTCTAAG GTACAGACAGCTGTTAGAACACAGAAACAAGAATATGATAAGTGTCTTGGTAAACTGCAACAGGATCAGGCCAAACTTCAGGATCTTAAAGGAAAAG CTAAATCTGGTGGAAAGTTGGACAAGGCTAAATTAGACCATAAAAAATCTATGGTAAAGCTACATACAGTTCACAACAACTATGTTTTATCCTTACAAGAAGTGTGTTTACATCAGAAAGAATATCTTAATCAGACTTTACCAGAGTTTTTAGATTCTCATCAGGCCACACAGGAAGCACTTGCTCAGCAATG tAAAGATTTCCTGCAGAGTTTTTACACAAATACAAATTTCTGTAGTGAAGATTTCTGTGATATGTCCAAACAAATATCCGACTCCATTGGAGAAATAGTCCCTGAGAACCACTTTGTACAGTTTATAGATGCCTTCAA ATCCGATCCAATAGAAAATGTGACATTTGAATTTGATGAAGGTTTGATAAGTAACGTTACAGGTGATCTGAAAGCTGACACAATACAACTCAATGCAGAGACACATGACACTCTCAAAACAAG GTTACAGTCACTGGAAGAGGAAGAAGGTATGACACAACAAGAATTAGAAAGTAAGGAAGAGGCCTTGAAAGGGGTGGAAGATGATATCACACAAATAGAATGTAGTCCTAAAGACAAAGACAATAGTATGTTATT aaagaaaaaaagacaacg aTATCTACAGAAGAAACGAGAGCGACACAAATGTCTGCTAGAAGTTACAGAAACAAAAGCCAAGTTGGAAATCCAATCACAGATGGTTCAAAGGATAAAAGATTCACTTGATGCTGTAGGGGATGAGATGCCTAAAATGTTAGACAATGGGGATGATTGTGATGTCTCT TTGACAAGTGATTCCAGCCAACCACAAACCAGTACCATAGCAAAGGCAGGAAAACCATTCAAGTCATTGTTTAATAAATTCAAGAAAGTAGATGGAGGTGAAAAGAGCACACACTATGAAGACAATGAAGTCAATGAAGCAAATCATACAAATAATGCACATGAT ATCAACTCTAGTGACGTGGAGGCTGTGTTGGAAGAGCAGGAGTGGTTCCATGGCGTTCTGCCAAGGGAAGAGGTTCAACGTCTGCTGAATAAAGATGGCGACTTCCTTGTTAGAGAAagtaaaaacaagaaaacaagtgAAGTTCAATATGTTCTGTCAGCATTCTGGAATGGACATAAACACTTTATTATTCAATATGGAGAG GGTGGATGGAGGTTTGAAGGAGATTCTTACCCGACCATTCCAGAGTTAGTGACAGTCCAGTATAAAAGTGGGACCATTGTGACGGCTAAGTCTCAGTGTATACTTAGTAATCCCATCATCAAAGAACTATGGCAGTTAAATAATGATGATATAGCTTTAGAGATGAAGATCGGCAAT GGTAATTTTGGTGAGGTATACAAAGGGTTATACAAACCTAAGAATCAGGTTGTGGCTATCAAGACTTGTCGAGATACGCTCTCTGACGATCAGAGGAAGAAGTTCTTACAAGAAGGAAGGATCTTAAAACAATATGATCATCCTAATATTGTACAGTTTATTGGAATAGCTGCTCAGAGACAACCAGTTATGATTGTGATGGAATATGTGGCAG GTGGTGCACTGTTAAGTTATTTACGGAAACATGGAAAAACTCAATCAAAGAAACAGTTAACAAAGATGTGTGAAGATGCAGCTAATGGAATGGCATATCTGGAAAATAAAAACTGTATCCATCG AGATCTAGCAGCTCGTAACTGTCTAGTGGGTGACAACAATGTTGTCAAGATATCAGATTTTGGTATGTCCCGAGAAGAGGAGGAGTATACTGTATCAGACGGACTGAAACAAATCCCAATAAAATGGACAGCACCAGAGGCCTTATTGTATG GTAAATACACGTCACTTTGTGATGTATGGAGTTTTGGTATATTAATGTGGGAGATATTTTCTGGTGGATTAACCCCATACCAAGGCATGTCAAATGCTCAAGCCAGAGAAAGGGTTGATGCAG GATACAGAATGCCAGCATCAGAGGGAACACCAGAAGCAATATATACACTGATGAAGAAGATATGGGAATATAACCCAACAGAAAGACCACATTTTGAAGCAATCAGAAAAGAACTGAAATCTATACACCATAGCTTGTAG